A part of Rattus rattus isolate New Zealand chromosome 4, Rrattus_CSIRO_v1, whole genome shotgun sequence genomic DNA contains:
- the LOC116898329 gene encoding ESX-1 secretion-associated protein EspK-like, with protein MVRKHSDSQEWEPGSAAAVPEVSEPTGSHGQPRGSTFGANLGAAAAEHLAPAIRRSFPQRRTQPPGTRSGAQRALRGTVAVSGSGQHSAPLRSSATSGGKGSCPCHPARSGFRSLPARDPMRQTPRDRPKRAAESSAHASAVATLGPRQHPQVKQQERPSWIVSSIQTSTCQQ; from the exons GAGCCAGGGAGCGCGGCTGCCGTCCCGGAGGTCTCCGAGCCCACGGGCAGCCACGGGCAGCCACGGGGCAGCACTTTCGGCGCGAACTTGGGGGCGGCGGCCGCCGAGCATCTGGCGCCAGCAATAAGGAGGAGCTTCCCGCAGCGTCGCACGCAGCCGCCGGGGACGCGGAGCGGGGCGCAGAGGGCTCTGAGGGGAACGGTGGCGGTCTCAGGCTCCGGGCAACACAGCGCCCCGCTCCGTTCCTCAGCCACATCAGGGGGGAAGGGATCGTGTCCTTGCCACCCCGCTCGCTCAGGCTTCCGCTCGCTGCCTGCTCGGGACCCGATGCGGCAGACGCCGCGGGACAGACCGAAGCGCGCTGCGGAGAGCTCCGCACACGCCTCTGCGGTCGCCACGCTCGGGCCTCGGCAG cACCCACAAGTGAAGCAACAAGAAAGGCCATCTTGGATTGTTTCCAGTATCCAGACCTCCACATGTCAGCAGTAG